The sequence GTCACGGTATACTCTGACAGAATAAGTGGTACCTTTGTCATATCCGTATAGCCACCTAGAACCCTAGAACCAGGAAGTATAATTTTAGGAAATTATCTAGTCGTTTTCTTGCAAGATTTCTCCGAATCAGGACAGCCAACCGGTTCTGAAAGCTGCCCAGTCACTTCGCTAACTGCTGCTACATTGTTTGAAAGTTAACTTTTGCATATAGCcaaattttatatatttctttccttgtttaaaaaataaaaggaaaattattttGGCAGAGGAAAGCAACTCGAGTTTGTTTGCATTTTCTGAAGGTGTCAACCAATTTGAATTGTTAAGATAAAATTGTAACATATAAAAGCATTGGGAATGGCACATTATAATTAAACAAGTTATGGGGGGTTACCAGGTTACCTCTAGGGCGTCGAACGTTGTTAGTGTTGCACACGAGGACAATTAAGTTGCTTGACTGCAAAGCTAAAAGGATCGCATTTTCTGACTTAACAATAATAAACTtttattcggattttttcaggTCAAGTTGATGCCcagcggaatttttttttcgggcctGGTAATCCCGGAAACCCTTGTCCGTCCCGTGGAGCCAGTCCAGGGCCAGCGTTCGACCGAAACAGGCATTGCTCATCATATGGTGATAGTCGTGATCCTCCGGAGTCGGTAGCCAAGGGAAATTGTATCCGCAATGATTTTTCAGGCCTCTCAAGTTAACCAGAGCATACCAGATCCACAAAGTGACTAGGTGAGGATTCATTAAAAATGGACCCTAATAAAGATCactattaaattgaaaataaagtaaTAACTTCAAGATAACGTGATTGGGGTGGAATTACCAAGCCAGTTCCGCCTGTAATTAAAAGATTTTCGGTTTTAGTCGTGTAAATGACGGAGATGGCGACAGGTGCGTGCCATTCGTGATGTTTCTTGTGGACCCACGAGTATAATTTCGGGTGATGCATTAACCTGAGAAACTGACACTGTTACATTCATACCaggaaatcaagaaaacaTGATTCAAAAATTACCTGTGCACGTAATACAATGCGATTTCGTCAACAATAAACAGAACGGCCATTTCAATCAGGAAGCGCTGGAGCGTCGGTAACTCGTAAATGGCCGGCATGGTGTTGGTGAATTTCTTGACGGCGAAACTAATGAAGATGAGCGGATTGCCAATCGTCCATTGGTTAATCAGCGCCACTTTAATTGTCTAAGGCAAACAGGATAATTAATTTTGCGCAATTAAATGGAGTTTGTTGGTCTTGTACCTCTTTGAGTTTGTTCAAATCGACGGGTTCGTTTGTTCCAGGCTGAACTTTGTACTTGCGGACCCATTTTGGCCAGTTGAAGTAGTCCATGAACATGAACATTCCGCCGACAGTCCAAAACGGAATTATAATGCAGAGGATGCAACCTGCAAGTAAGTAACAAAGattaattataataattaaataatattaatcaattattaatattattaccCCAGACGTATAAATAATAGTCGTCATTGCCAAATAATCCGAGAATAGATTTCCATTGCGAGTCCAAAACATCACCGGAATAATCCCGAAACTGCCTCACTTTCCTGTCAAACCAAATTCGAAATGATTCCCATTCAATTGTTCTCATTATTTCCACTCTCTTACGTCACTAGCTGTTGTCTGTAGACGATGGATCCAACAAATAAAGCGCAGGCCAATGTCGATTGTCCCAGCCACTGTTTCAGCTTCATCTTCTCTGATAACGAACTTCTCAGCCGGACAGCTATGAGCGCACCGTTGCACACGCGACGACCACAAAACACACAAGTCTTTCACCACTTGGCTCAACTTCCATCTTTTATAGAGTGCGGTCCCTGTAGGCAAAGTAGGTTACAACAAACGGGATTTCATTCTcatatatttttaactttaaaaatggGTGGAGCCAAAGCCCATACTGAAGAAGACCTGAATTACGGCCTCACACGATTGGTCCCAATATCCAGTCATCCGACGGTTGTCCTATTTAAGAgacttaaaaatattaattaaaaataaataaattcattcgCTTTTTCGTCAATCCGGTTCTGAAAGTTACTTGGCCTTTATATCTTCCAGTTGATTCATATGGggcatttgaaattgaatcaaCTTTCTCGAAATCTGGGATACCCATTGTTGAATTGGACTTTTTCTTTAAGGGACCGTTCCTTGTGCGTTGACATTCCTTTTGTGCAACAGGAAATAGTTTGTCGACATGCTAGACACAATAGTGA is a genomic window of Daphnia pulicaria isolate SC F1-1A chromosome 2, SC_F0-13Bv2, whole genome shotgun sequence containing:
- the LOC124326386 gene encoding fatty acid hydroxylase domain-containing protein 2-like, with amino-acid sequence MKLKQWLGQSTLACALFVGSIVYRQQLVTKVRQFRDYSGDVLDSQWKSILGLFGNDDYYLYVWGCILCIIIPFWTVGGMFMFMDYFNWPKWVRKYKVQPGTNEPVDLNKLKETIKVALINQWTIGNPLIFISFAVKKFTNTMPAIYELPTLQRFLIEMAVLFIVDEIALYYVHRLMHHPKLYSWVHKKHHEWHAPVAISVIYTTKTENLLITGGTGLGPFLMNPHLVTLWIWYALVNLRGLKNHCGYNFPWLPTPEDHDYHHMMSNACFGRTLALDWLHGTDKGFRDYQARKKNSAGHQLDLKKSE